CAGAATGTCTATGGCACTTTACTTAGttataaaaaaacagaacaagcCTGAGCTTGCCTGGCTTTGCCTGGGTGCTGTGGATAAGATTGAGAGCTTGGTTCACTGGCCCTTAGGCCAGGGGCAGGTGAGACTGGGGCGAGGGGGCTGCTTTAGGGCAGGTGGCCACTCTGCAGCCCAGTGGATGGCACTCAGGGAGTTGAAGGGTAGTGACTGGCCGCCCTAGGGGCTCGCAAGGGGTTTCATGaggaggaggtcctgggggtgCCCTCAGCTTGCCCTTCCTGGAAAGGCTGAGGCCCCGGGGAACCctgtgctccctggagggggctGGTTTCATGCTCAGTGCCGCATGAAGGGATATGAGAACCAGGCTGTGAAAACACTTCCTGCCTGTGGGGTGAGAGGATAGGCTGTTGCTCCAGCCTCAAACTAGCCAAGTGTCCCCAGGGGAGAGCAGGGCCCCTGCAGCAGTAGTCCCAGGTGATCACAGGGTGGCCACCTACCTTCTGCCTTGTCAGCTGTGGTCTCGTCTGCGGAGTCTCCTTGTTTGAGGAATTTGGCCATGTCATTAAAGATCAGGTAGAAGTCAATTGCAAACACAATGGTGGCAAAGAAGCCAAACACCTGTGGGATACAAGGGACGGGTGGATGGGATGTGTCGTCCGGAGCTGGGTGCCTGGGAATGGGGAGGGCCAGCCCGAGAAGCCGCCGCCCCAGCCTTGCAGCCTGTTTTCCTCTGCTTGGAGAGACAGCTTAGATGGACGTGCACAGATCACTTCCATTAATAACAGGTAGGAAAGTGAGCTGTTAACTTGGTTTGGCAAACAGCCTTTCCAAACTCTGGGCAGAGTAAATCAGAGGACTTTAGAGTAACTGAGACCCATGTGAAAGCCCAAGGGACCCAGCAGAGGCAGAATGTGCCCCAGGCGCTAAGAGGGGCACCCACTGAGGAGTGGGGTGAGCTTGAGGGGGCAGCACTGGGCACCCCCCTCCCAGTGGGTAAGGTGGCTACTCACCCCAGCTGCTTTGGAAGCCCCATCCGAGTATTTGGCGACAGCTGTGATGGAGATGGCGAAGTAGATGAGGGCCGCTGTGACACAGCGTAGGAAGTCCTGGGGAAAAGGGCATGGCCACAGGGACCTGAGCTCCCTGGACTGGGGCACAGCATGGGGAGGGGGCCGCTGGGAGCTAAGGCAGGAAAGGGGCTCAGAAGGGCACTGTGTGGCAAGAACAGGGCTGGGATTTCACCTTCAGAGGGACACACACCCGGCCTTCCGGTCCAGCATCCATAGGGCTCCCACCCTGTCCTGGCCCCACCTGCACTCCCTGGTCCTCCTGAACCtctgctcctgcctctgcccaggtGCCTCGTGCAGGCTGCCGTCCTCTGCCAACTAGACAGCAGGGTATGAACCAGGCCACAGCTCCCTGTGGCTTCGCTGGGATGCAGACTTCCCCATTTGACGGGCAGGAAGTTGGAAACCTTGTCACCTGCTTCCTCTGGTTCTCCAATGGGGGGATCAGGCCCTGGGCCTTGCTTTGCCACATACCTGTGGCAGATCTACTTATGTATCATGGTTTCTGCCTACCCGTCCCTAAAATGGGGATGGGGGTGCAGCCCATCAGGAATAATACTGGATGTGAAGTCAAGAGACCAGGGTTCAAGTGCAGCCTTTGCTGTCCCTTCTCTCTGACTCGTTTCATTCAGCAAAATCTGGAGCGGGTATCTGGGCGATAAACAAGTTGCCAGATGGCTGAGGTCTGGAAGACCTGCAAGTCCTCAGTTAACCTGCCCTGCCCATGTGGAAATGGCTTGAATTCCTGCGGCTGAGGCTCATTCTGACAGCTCCAGTTGGGAGCACCAGTGCCACCTGATGGCCAGGGCTGAGGATGCCGTCTGGGGTTCACAGCCTTACAGAGGGGCACTGGAGCAACCACATGCTCTGGGTCAGAGCTGCTGCGTGGTGGGGTCTGGATTATCTGAGACCCTGTCTACCCACAAGGCTCCAACCAACTTCAAGTGGACCCTCTAGAGCactgaagaaagagagaggaccAAAATGTATGACTCTGATGGCCAGCCAACCCTCTCCTCCTGGGGCCCCAGCCCTCACCATCATGGGCCAGAACAAGCCCTGCCACTTGTCATTCAGCTGCATGGCATCAGCAAAGAGGAAGTAGAGGGCCAGCAGGAACTCCAGCAGGGGCGCCATGAGGAAGGCAGATGCTGAGGATGCCACATAGCAGATGAAGGTGATGAACGAGAGACCCTggaaggtgggggagagagaagtCAGAGCCTGTGTACAGCCCCTCGCCCAGTGCTCCTCCAAGCCAGGCCCTGCAGTCAGGAATAGAGGTGGCTCCAGCCAGCGTAGTTACCTGCCCACCGTCCTGCAGCTGCAGGATTAGAACCCCATCAGCCCACACCCATGCTGCCCCCAGTACTTCTGGGCATGGCTCCGCATCCTGACCTCAGGCTAGCTCCCTGCCAGGATCCAATCAGGAAGCCCCAGAGCCTCCCATGTGTGTCCACCCTACCCCAGGAGGCCACCTCTTGGGGctgccccacctccatcccagcAGGCTCTAAGGCGGAATCGACCCCACTCAGATGGTGCCCAACAGGGGAAAATCAAACCTAAGCAGTCTCAAAGGCAATCCACTAAGCAGGAGACAGTTTCAGAAAGTTAAACCCAACACCCAAGATTTGTGCTTTTCACTGAATGAAAAATTTACTTGGAAAATAATACACAAATCTTgcactttagttaataatatgcATGATGAAGTGTTCAGAGTTGAAACGTATCAATGTCTGCAATTTACTTTAACACATCAAAGAATAAAGTGGATTGATAAGATACATTAAAAGCAAATATAGCAACGTGTTAACAATTGTACAATCTAGATGGTGGGTATATGGGTGTTTATAGTCTAACTCttggctttttaaatatatttgcaaatttttataataagaaaaaaccatcCAGGAGAGGGGGTGTTGACACTGACACTTCATGCCCTGCTGCATCATTCGTCCTGCCTTTGTGAAAAGTGGGGTGAGGTGTAATGAGGAACTGATTAAGAATCAAAGTGTTTTCTGCAGCCCTGTCCACACACTATGGGTGGCAACTGATGCTGGAGGATGCTGAGGCCCCCAGTTAGTTCTGCAGACCATGTGATGGGGCTGTTCACTGGGCCAGTGCCCACTGAGGCTTGTGGGACCTCCTCTGATCTTCACTACCACCCATGCACCAGGTGCTGTTCACAgctcactttgcagatgagaagaATGAGGTTCAGAGGgatgaagtgacttgctcagtgTCATGCAGCTAAAAAGGGGCATCAGAATTTGGACTCAGGTCTGGCTGACCCCAAAACTGGAGTTCTGAAGCAACCCTGCCATGGGTATGCTGGTCTTTATCTGTTCTGGTTTTGGTTACTGTGGCTGGGTTTGAGCACATCCATGGCTGAGTAGCTCTTAGTGGGGTCCTGGGGCCCCGTAGGGATGATGCCCAAATGCCCCACAGGAAGCAGTGCAATGGTTTCAGACATGAGCTGTAGAGATCCCACCGTGTATCCACGGCACCCACATCTGTCCTGATCATGGCTGTGGAGGTAGCTGAGCCCAACCTGAACAGGtgggaaactaaggcacagagatggGCTGAGAGGCTGCCAGAACCTCTGATGAAGGCAAGGCCACCGGACCCTGGTAGGGCTCTATCCTGTACTTCCTCTGTCAAAGGTTGTTCTGTGTCCCTCCTCTTCCTGTCCCCTACCCTAAAGCCTGATTTGGAGGATCCCCCTCTAGATTCTGCTTCCCTGATTTTTGGTGGTGACTTCCTCCCCCTTCCTGCCTATGTCAGCCTCAACATTTGCTTGGTCCTGGGGGCAGCCAGAGGTGACCAGAGAGAGGCAGGAGTAACCTAGGGTGAATCCCCTTGCGTCTTCAGTGCCCACCCCTCacccttctttcctcccctcttcaTCCTCCTAGACTAGATTCCTGATAACCAACTACACCAAAGGCCTCCTCAGTGCTCTGGCCAGCACCCCCTCCACCCATGAGGTGGGCCTGAGCATGGTATGGCTGGGGTCCCCTCAGTGGAGGGTGAATTCAAGGCTTCTCCGCAGAAGTGGCTCCCATCAATCTCCAGGGTGCGACCCAGTGGCCAACAGGAGGCGACTCCCTGGACTGTGAGCTGTGAGTCCTGGGCCCTGATGTCTCATCTGGGAGTTGGGCAGGTGCTGGGCAGGTGCTGGGCAGGTGCTGGGCTGACCTCACGGGCAGAGGAGGTGGTAGGACCACCTCCTGCCATCTGCCCTGGGTGATACAAAGGAGAGGTCAGGAGCAGAATTCTCTTTCCTCTGATTCCACGTCCGTGCTGTCACTTGGCCCTAAACTGACCCATGTCAAATCCCCTAGAGGCTGGGCCTCAGCTTTCTTGTCTGCAAAGTGGGAAGGACAGGGATTGTCAATTTGCTGGGGATCTAAGCAACAAATGCTCCTCCCTCTTTCCGCCTTTCCTCCGCCtggtctcttcctctccttccctccatgAAGGCCCAGCACCAACCCACCACCCTACACGCGGACAGGGACAGTGCGGGAGTTCTGAGTGTCCAGAGGACAAAGACCTGACGGGCCACGGTGGGGCTTgcgggaaggaggaaggagctcAGCGGGGGCGGGAAGGCTGGATCctagagagggaggggaggagggggatgaaGTCACCCTGCTGGgctcctgcccccgcccctcTGCAGCCCTGGGTAGGGGTGGGCTCCCAACGCGCCCCACTAGAGCCGCCCCGGCCTCACCCAATCCCGGGGGTCCCCCCTCCCAACTGGCAGCACTCCCCTCCGGCTTCCGCCCGGCAGCTCGAGGCCCGGTCGGTCGTCCCTGCGTCCAAGAAAGCGGGCAAGGGCGCCAAGAGCCGACCCTGGCCTGCGACCCGAGGGTCGCGAAGGACCGATTCCTCCCGGGTCCGGCTGGGGCGTTGGTGGGAGGGTTTGAGAGCCGGGCGCCCGCAATGGAGGCTCGCAGATGTAGGGAAGCAGCCCATCCCAGCGGCCCAGAGAGGGCGGAgatgcccgaggtcacacagcgcGGGGCGGAGCTCCCGGGGCTTCCAGCTCCGCGTCGGccggccccctccccagccttgccTGAGGCCCCCCAAATTCGGGTTAAAGCACGAAGGCCTGGGTtcgggccccgccccgccgcaAACCAGCGGCTGAGCTTCCGCGAGCCCGTCCCAAATGGGTGAAGTTCGCCTAACTCTGCTCAACTTCGCGGGGCCCCGAGGGGGACCGGCCGGCCGGGGCGCCGGGACCTGGCCGTGCAGACGGCGGCGTCCGCCGCCAGCCCCACGCCAGGCGGCTGCTAGCCGGGGCGGCCGTGGGGGGCTCGATGCCGCAGGGGGCGGGccgggagggggctgggggcgccGCACTCACCGTCTCCGCCAGCAGGAGGCGGCCTTTGAGCGAGCAGAGGAAGGCGCGCGCCGGCAGGAGGGCGAGGAGCCCGGGGAGGGCCGCGCGGGGCTCTGAGTGGCGGGCGGGCTCGGGGTCCGGGGCCGGCTCCGGGTTTGGGGGCCACATGGCGGTGGCGACCCGGGCCGAGGCTCAGCCTCGCTCCTCTCACCCCAGAGCCCGGGAGGGAAGCGGAAGCCCCGACTGTGCGGAAGGAGAGAGGGGCCAGATTAGCTCGGCGCGGGGGCGCATCCCCCCGCCGctccgcccccgccgccccgcccctcctcctttcctgccccgtcctccttcctcccctgttTTCCCCTcctgcccttttctctttttcctcccttcctccgtctgccttcctcctcctcttcttcccttctcccctcgGACCCCGGCTGCCCGGCTTGCGTAGGCCCGCCTGGTAGCAGTGCTGGGCTGGGGCTTCACCAGACCCCTgcactctcccctcacccctgtcCTGGCGGGTAGAGACCTAATTATTGAGGCCACTGAACACCCCGTCGGAGCTCCTATCCATCTCTCCTTGCCCAGAAGGTTGTCTACACTCGCTGTCTCCGGCCTAGCTTCCAGCCCATGAGCGCGTCGGGGATCCAAGAACCTAGGCGTCCAAACAGCGAGACCTCTTTCTTGTCCTGAGGCTTTGACCCAGCCGTCAGCTCCCCGCCCCACTcccattctctttctccctttgccAACCATCCCATCCTTGGCCAACCCAGCCTCCCAGGCCTCTTTGTTGACTGCCCAGCCCTGGATTCGGCACCGCTGGCCCATTTCATCCCAAGAGGACTCCCAGAAGTACACCTTGGAGCCCCAGCCCCTACACAACACACACGTGTCTCCAGGTCGTCGGGAGTTGAGTGTGACCAAGACCCAGCCCATGACATTCTCACTACGCCTTCGCCTTCGCAGTCTCAGGCCGCTGCTATCCGTCCTTCCACCCCAGAGCCAGAGATCTGGGGATTGgcatccttctccctccccctcagaGTCACCCATCCACTGCACATCTTCGCATCCTAAAGCTTTCCTGAATCTCTGTCCACGTCTCACTACCACAGCCTCCATTAGATCTCAGACCACTCCTGTCTCCTCCCTGGACTGTTGTGAGGGTGTCTTTAGGAGgtctctctgttttctctcttggcAGCCAGAGGGATGCTTGAATCACCAATCACGGTCACCTCTATTCCTCTCACCTGTAAGGGTGAGAGGGTCTTGGTATAGAGACTAAAAACAGCCCCTTGTTACCTTCTCCTCTCCGTCTCTTCCACCCATATACCTTCTTACCTCCTCCATGCTCCCTTCTGCCACAGGGCCACTGTAGGTGCTGACccctctacctggaatgctctttctcCACCTTGTTATCTGATAAACTCCTCTCTATTTTTCTGTGATCATGCTGCAGTGTCACTTCGTCAGGAGACCTCCCTGACCTTTCTACCTAGGTAAGaggcattcattcactcatttttaaaattcattccacAGCAGTGCTAGAAGCCTACAATGCAGGGAAACCCCAGCTCTTTTTTTAGGGGGGGGGGTGGATGAACCCTGAATGTGTGCAGAGAATCCTGAATAAGATGGATCCTGGTAATAGATGCCTGGTTGTTTCAGAGCACAGCCAGGCAGCCTGTGTGGAAGAAAGGACTGAACTAAGGGTCAGGGGAGAAGACAGATCAGAGAAGGCGTGAGGCCAGATTGTAGAGGACCAGACCCTGGTTTTTGGATTTTGCTCCAGATTTCCTGGGAGGAGGCACGGTAACGGTTAGAAGAGAGGATGACCTAGTTCTGATCTGTGTTAATTAAAATATAGCTCAAAACTGTA
This Camelus bactrianus isolate YW-2024 breed Bactrian camel chromosome 9, ASM4877302v1, whole genome shotgun sequence DNA region includes the following protein-coding sequences:
- the CMTM3 gene encoding CKLF-like MARVEL transmembrane domain-containing protein 3 isoform X1, producing MWPPNPEPAPDPEPARHSEPRAALPGLLALLPARAFLCSLKGRLLLAETGLSFITFICYVASSASAFLMAPLLEFLLALYFLFADAMQLNDKWQGLFWPMMDFLRCVTAALIYFAISITAVAKYSDGASKAAGVFGFFATIVFAIDFYLIFNDMAKFLKQGDSADETTADKAEEENSDSDSD
- the CMTM3 gene encoding CKLF-like MARVEL transmembrane domain-containing protein 3 isoform X2 — translated: MWPPNPEPAPDPEPARHSEPRAALPGLLALLPARAFLCSLKGRLLLAETGLSFITFICYVASSASAFLMAPLLEFLLALYFLFADAMQLNDKWQGLFWPMMVFGFFATIVFAIDFYLIFNDMAKFLKQGDSADETTADKAEEENSDSDSD